Part of the Dehalococcoidia bacterium genome, TGATTTTGGCTGGTGAAAAAGCTGGATTAGACCCTAACATGAGTGAAACTTTAGCAGTTGAAACCTTAATTGGAAGTTCTGAGCTCTTAAGAATTTCTAAGGAATCTCCAAAAAGACTACGTGAAGCTGTTACTTCTCCTGGAGGCACTACTGAAGCTGGATTAAATTTTATGGGAAAAAATAAATTTGAAAATATAATATTTGGAACTATAGAATCGGCTATTAAGAGAAGTATTGAACTTTCTAAAGAGGATAAGTTATGACTTTATTTGATTTATTAGCTAGAGTATTGGATCTTTATTCAATTATTATTGTTGTCAGAGTTCTTTCAGACTGGATACCTAATTCTAGAAATTATCAGATTGTTCAGTTTCTTATTCTAATTACAGAACCTTTCCTAAGTAGAATAAGAGGGATATTACCTCAAATGGGAAATCTAGATTTTTCACCTATTGCAGCAATATTTGCACTAGAAATAGTTGGCACAATTCTAAAAAATTTATAGATTTATTTAGGTTATTATTTCTGAAGCATTTATAGATATTTTTTTCCCATTTTTATCTAAAACCTCTAAAGTTCCGTCATCATTTAAGCTAATTATCTTATAATATGCATTTTCAGATTGTCTATCAAAAGACTTATAATTTGTTCTAAAAGCAACTCTCTTATTTAATCCATAAAGCTTATCAGATAAATTTGAAATCTTAAGTTTTCCTATTAAGATTTCGTTATAGATATTTTCAAAACTTTTCAAAACATCTTCAACTATTTCTAATGGTTGAATTTTTTCATTCAATAATTCCATAAGGCTAACTGAAGGATAAATAAAAGTATTATTTTTTTTGTGATCAGAATTGATATTAATTCCGATTCCTATAATTGAGTAATTATCACTTTTTATATGATTTTCAACTAAAACACCTGATATTTTTTTCCCATCAACTAACACGTCATTAGGCCATTTAATTTTTATTTCTGTATCAATAAATTTTTCTAAAACTTTATATATTGAGAAAGCCGAAATTATAGGTAGCGTACTCATCAATGATATTTCAGGTTTCATTATTATAGAAAACAATGCATCATTACCGTTTGATAACCATTTTCTTTGATTGCTGCCTCTGCCATCAGTTTGAAACTTTGCTACAACTACTGTTCCTTCTTCAATACCAGTATGAATAAAAAAATTTGCAATATCCATTGTTGAAGAAATTTCATTAAAAATATATTTTTTCTTTCCGATATAAATTTTTTTCATATAATTATATTATTAAAATTAAATTACTTGAAAAACCTCGTAATAAAATTCTTAGGCTTTTATTTTCATAATAATGTAAGATGAGATTATGTTTGGTCTAAACTATTTTTTTGCTTAGACATACTCCTCAAATAACTTATGAAAGGTAACTTAATGTATTGGTGTTCATCTGTTTCAAATTCACCTTCTTTAGATTCAGCTATTGAAGACGTAACAAGAGAAATATCAAAAAAATTAGAAAATAAAAAACCTGATTTAGGTTTAATATTTATTTCTTCACATCATTCTACTTCCTATGAAGAAATAACAGAAAAAATAAAGGAAAAAATTGATTGTGAATTTATACTTGGCTGTTCAGGATCTGGAGTTATTGGAGAAGGTAAAGAATTTGAGTACCTACCAGGAGTTTCCTTGACTGTGGCAAGTTTACCTAATGTAAGCTTAAAACCATTTCATTTCACACAAGATATTTTACCTAATCCAGATGAGTCACCAGATTCTTGGAAAGAATCTGTAGAGGTTTTTGATGATGATCCTAAAACAATAATTTTATTCCCTGATCCCTTTTCTATCAGAACAGAGTATGTACTTGATGGGTTAGATTTCGCATTTCCAAATACAAAAATTATAGGTGCTCTAGCTTCAGGAGGTAATAAACCTGGTGAAAATGCATTATTTGTCAACGGAAAAACTTTTTCTAGAGGATGCTCTGGAGTAGTTATTTCAGGAGATTTTGAATTAGATATTTTAGTCGCACAAAGTTGCAGACCAATTGGTGAACCGATGATAGTAACAAGGTCAGATAATAATATTATAAATGAACTTGATGGTGACCTTCCAATTATTGCAATTAAAAAGTTATATGATGAACTCCCAGAAAATGAAAAAGGTATTATGAATAATGCCCTTCAAATAGGAATCCTAATGGATCGATTAGGAGATATTGATGATGAAATAACCTATATGATTAGAAATATATCTTCTATTGACAAGGATACTGGATCTATTTCTATTGGTGAATCTATTAGTGATGGTCAAGTTATTCAATTTCATCTTAGAGATTCTAGTGCTGCACAAGAAGAACTAAAAAAAATGTTAACTGATTATAAAATCGATGACGATCAAATTATAAAATCTACATTGATGTTTTCAAGTGTTGGAAGAGGAAAATATTTATTGGGTGAATCTCATCACGATATCAACTTATATAAAAATATTATTGATAATAATTCTCCAATTACCGGATTCTTCTCTAATGGAGAGATAAGTCCTATTGGAGACAGAACTTATCTGCATGGCTATACTTCTTCTTTTGCAATATTTAAGGAGAATAATTAGATAGTTATATAGTTATATTAATTATGTCTTCCCAAGAATTCATATATTTTGGAGATAATTTATTTCTAGAGCTTGTAGATAAATGATCAATATTCTGAGAAGCTAACTTTATCATATTGGCACCATAAGTCTTATTTATATAGTCAACAGAAGCCATTAGTGAGTCTTGTTGTTTATTTGGTAATTTTAGGTATGACGACTGATATTTATTAATTTCACTGAGGTTACTCAATATAACTCCTGCTTTCTTATAAGCTAAATTTTTTCTAAATATTTTTCTCAATATATGATTAGACATAGATACTATATCTATGTAATTATCAGTCGCTACTAAAAAATTCTCCGAAGAAAATCCATAATGAAAAGAATTATTTTTACGCTTAAATTTATTGGTCACAATGAAAGTAGATAATGTATATGCTCTTAATTTTTCTTCTCTTAACTTTTTTGAACATATAAATGCATAGTCGCTTATTCTTTTTTCAAGATCTGAATAAGTAATTATGTCTTCTTTAAATGATCTAGATACCGTTATACTCTTTTTTGGAGTAGGTATACTTACTATTGGAAAGCATTCAATACCTTTTAATTCTTGAATAGTTTTCAGGACATTTATATTCATTTTTTGAAGAATCCAGTTTTTATCAGAATTTACTAAATCAACAGCAGTAAATATTTTATTCTTATTTAGATATTTAGAATACCTATACCCTATGCCCCATATTTCATGTACAGCAAGATTTTTTAATGATTGAAATATTTTAGATTCAGAATCTAAAACATAAAAATTTTGTTTAATATTCTTTGCTATTGAAGAGGCTATTTTAGATAAAGTTTTAGTTTTAGACACACCAACAGAAACAGGTATACCAATATTCTTTTTTATATAATTTTTTATCTCTTCAGATATACCAGAATAATTAGAATCGTAATTTATACTCATAAAAGCTTCATCAATAGAATAAATTTCTAAGTCTTTAGAATATCTACATAATGACTTCATAACTCTATTAGAGATTTCACCATATAATTCAAAGTTAGAAGAAAAAACTTTTACATTATTATTCTTCATAAATTTATCTATCTTAAATACTGGTTCGCCCATCTTTATACCTAATTTTTTAGCCTCATTACTTCTAGAAATGACACATCCATCATTATTAGATAAAACAACAACTGGAACGCCTTCTAAATCTGGTCTAAATATTCTTTCACATGAAACATAAAAATTATTACAATCTACTAAAAAAATCATATGAATTTTTTGACTGCACCTATTACAACGCCTATAATCTCAAACTTTTCACTCTTATCAACTAAGATAGATTCATAATTATTATTTTCTGGTTTTAGGTATATTTTTTTATTTTTTATTATTAAACGCTTAATCAAAAAATCTCCATCAAGTGAACATAAAATTATACTATTATTATTAGGCTTAATTGATCTATCTATAACGAGTATATCTCCAGAATTTATGCCTGCATTTATCATCGAATCACCAATAACTTTTACACAAAAAGTTGATGAATGATTAGACACTAGGTAATCGTGTATGTTCAAGTCTGATGATAAGAAATCAGCAGCAGGTGAAGGGAAGCCAGCAGATATTCCGGAATCATAATACTTAATTTTTTGTGTAATAATACCCATAGATCAAATATGATAATTACTACGAATATATTTTGTCAAAGAAGATGTCTTCTCTTTTCGGTTGAAGAAATATCTTCCCTAAATTCGTTCTCCGGTATAACTCTAAAAAATTCTCTATATTTCAAGTCTTCTACATCTAAATTATCAAAATTTGAGCTAGAAACACCTATTCTTCCAGCTACTATAAAACTACAATTATTTTTTTTTAGCACACTGAACAGTTCATCTAATGAAGCACCTGGAGGTAAATAAGATTCATCAAGAATTCTAAGTGCTGTGTCATAACCAACAACAAAATATGAATTTTTATAAATTTTAGACTTATCTATAAACTTACTACTTCTACTAACTATAATTTTTTCTTCAGATTCAAAATTTTTTATTCTTTTTAACAATTCTGATTCATTGATATCTGGTTTATCAACATTAGATATAGATATTTCATAATATTTGTCAATATTACACATACTAGAAGAATGATCAAGTAATCTTATATGTCCGTGATGAACCGGATTGAATGATCCTGATAAGATCACACAATTATTTATATCTTCTTGAAATATTTCTAGTTTTGAATTTAATATGAAATAGTCAATTTTTCCTTCATTTAAGGATTTTATATTTTCTTTGAATTTTTTCATTTTCAAGCAAATCTATTGAAAGCTCATCATTTATTTTGTGAATGTGAGCAATAGTATTAATAATTTGTTTACTAACAATTATATCTTCTGAAATTCTATCTCTTTTACTTTTATCAAAAAAAATAGAATATGTATTAAGATGATTTTTTGATCTTATTGATATGAATGCCTTATCCTCACCCTTTCTGATTCTATTAGTACTAATAGCTCCTGTACAACCTAATCCAAAAACAGAAATATTATCTTCAGAATCTAGTAGCTTAATTGAATTCTGATATGCCTTTTCTGCAATATTTATAGCTTCTTGCTCACTAACATGATTACTTAATTCTTTTCCCAAATAAAGCTCTAAAGATTTTTTTGAATAAGGTACATAAGTAGTTAGTATTGTTTTAGAAGCACCAGAAACAGATAATAACCATGATAATGAATTAGATCCACAACCAGTAGCAACTAATGAACCTTTTATATTTTCATTACTATGAATCTTTGTAATTATATTAGTGATTTCTTTGTCCATAATATAATATTATAAAAAATCATAACGTATTCATAATAGTATGTACTAATGAATCAATTCACAGAAGCACACTTAAATAATTGGAAAAGTGATTACTTAAAATTAACTAATAGTAATCAAAGATATAAGCTAATCGAAGATAATGTCTGGTCTTTAGGAGATAGAATTGGGATTATATGTATATTTCAAGAAGATGAAATATGTTATATAACTCACTGTAATTCTATTTATAAAACACTGAAAAATATTATAAATGTTAATAAAAATAATGAACTTATAAAGCTAATTCTAATTCATAATTTAGGAATCAATGAAAGTAGAATAAAGTCGAGCTCTTTATCTAAATCTAAAATCAACAAAATAAAAAGAATTGTAAAACAATTTGATTTCAGTATAATTTCGATTGAATCAAATCATATTGAAAAAGTATCAAATGCGTTCAAGGTTGTTGCCGACCCTATTTATAATGGACATACATCAAACTTAAATAGGATATTAGATGAACTACCTAAAAAAAATTGATTTTAAAGAGTCCCTGATCTCAATCTTCTTAGCGCCCCAGGGTGCTTTCGAAGAAAAGGAGGAACTTCAAGATCATCTATGCTTACACCTTCTTGTTTAATATTTC contains:
- a CDS encoding YggT family protein, which encodes MTLFDLLARVLDLYSIIIVVRVLSDWIPNSRNYQIVQFLILITEPFLSRIRGILPQMGNLDFSPIAAIFALEIVGTILKNL
- a CDS encoding Y-family DNA polymerase, with the translated sequence MIFLVDCNNFYVSCERIFRPDLEGVPVVVLSNNDGCVISRSNEAKKLGIKMGEPVFKIDKFMKNNNVKVFSSNFELYGEISNRVMKSLCRYSKDLEIYSIDEAFMSINYDSNYSGISEEIKNYIKKNIGIPVSVGVSKTKTLSKIASSIAKNIKQNFYVLDSESKIFQSLKNLAVHEIWGIGYRYSKYLNKNKIFTAVDLVNSDKNWILQKMNINVLKTIQELKGIECFPIVSIPTPKKSITVSRSFKEDIITYSDLEKRISDYAFICSKKLREEKLRAYTLSTFIVTNKFKRKNNSFHYGFSSENFLVATDNYIDIVSMSNHILRKIFRKNLAYKKAGVILSNLSEINKYQSSYLKLPNKQQDSLMASVDYINKTYGANMIKLASQNIDHLSTSSRNKLSPKYMNSWEDIINITI
- a CDS encoding biotin--[acetyl-CoA-carboxylase] ligase translates to MKKIYIGKKKYIFNEISSTMDIANFFIHTGIEEGTVVVAKFQTDGRGSNQRKWLSNGNDALFSIIMKPEISLMSTLPIISAFSIYKVLEKFIDTEIKIKWPNDVLVDGKKISGVLVENHIKSDNYSIIGIGININSDHKKNNTFIYPSVSLMELLNEKIQPLEIVEDVLKSFENIYNEILIGKLKISNLSDKLYGLNKRVAFRTNYKSFDRQSENAYYKIISLNDDGTLEVLDKNGKKISINASEIIT
- the umuD gene encoding translesion error-prone DNA polymerase V autoproteolytic subunit — encoded protein: MGIITQKIKYYDSGISAGFPSPAADFLSSDLNIHDYLVSNHSSTFCVKVIGDSMINAGINSGDILVIDRSIKPNNNSIILCSLDGDFLIKRLIIKNKKIYLKPENNNYESILVDKSEKFEIIGVVIGAVKKFI
- a CDS encoding FIST C-terminal domain-containing protein — protein: MYWCSSVSNSPSLDSAIEDVTREISKKLENKKPDLGLIFISSHHSTSYEEITEKIKEKIDCEFILGCSGSGVIGEGKEFEYLPGVSLTVASLPNVSLKPFHFTQDILPNPDESPDSWKESVEVFDDDPKTIILFPDPFSIRTEYVLDGLDFAFPNTKIIGALASGGNKPGENALFVNGKTFSRGCSGVVISGDFELDILVAQSCRPIGEPMIVTRSDNNIINELDGDLPIIAIKKLYDELPENEKGIMNNALQIGILMDRLGDIDDEITYMIRNISSIDKDTGSISIGESISDGQVIQFHLRDSSAAQEELKKMLTDYKIDDDQIIKSTLMFSSVGRGKYLLGESHHDINLYKNIIDNNSPITGFFSNGEISPIGDRTYLHGYTSSFAIFKENN